The window GAGAATGATCTTGAACGCTTCGGTCACGCGCTCTTTGGTCGCGCCGCCGCCAACATCAAGGAAGTTGGCCGGCTTGCCACCGTGCAGGTTAACGATGTCCATGGTGCCCATGGCCAGACCGGCGCCGTTGACCATGCAGCCGATGTTGCCTTCCAGGGCGACGTAGTTCAGTTCCCACTTCTGCGCATGGGCTTCACGAGCATCGTCCTGCGACGGGTCGTGCATGGCGCGCAGCTTGGGCTGACGGTACATGGCGTTGCTGTCGATGTTGATCTTGGCGTCCAGGCAATGCAGGTTGCCGTCGGCCTTGATTACCAGCGGGTTGACTTCCAGCAGGGCCAGATCGTAGTCCTGGAACAGCTTGGCCAGGCCGACGAAGATGTGGGTGAACTGCTTGATCTGGTCGCCCTGCAGGCCCAGCTGGAAAGCCAGGTCGCGGCCCTGGTACGGCTGCGCGCCGACCAGCGGATCGACGGTGGCCTTGAGGATCTTCTCGGGAGTCTCGTGGGCGACTTTCTCGATGTCCACGCCACCTTCGGTGGAAGCCATGAACACGATACGGCGGCTGGAACGGTCTACCACGGCGCCCAAGTACAGTTCCTTGGCGATGTCGGTGCAGGACTCGACCAGGATTTTGCTGACCGGCTGACCATTGGCGTCAGTCTGGTAGGTCACCAGGCGTTTGCCCAGCCAGTTGGCAGCGAAGGCCTTGGCGTCTTCTTTGCTCTTGACCAGCTTCACGCCGCCCGCTTTACCGCGGCCACCGGCGTGGACCTGAGCCTTTACGACCCACTCGCTGCCACCGATTTTTTCGCAGGCTGCTGCCGCTTCTTCCGGGGTGTCTACGGCGAAGCCCTTGGAAACGGGCAGGCCGTATTCAGCGAACAGCTGCTTACCCTGATACTCGTGGAGATTCATGCTTGTCTACCGTCTTCGTTAGGTATTGCGCATTTCGGCGCTGCATTTGTTTTGCCGCGCCACCTGTGACTGCAAAGCAGTCCGGCGGGCTTTCCGCGGTGAGCCTTCGAGGAAAGCTCACGACGGGCCACCCACCGTGGTTCTGGGGTTTGCCTTAGCGCTTCTTGCGGTTGGCGATGTGGATGGCGTGGCCATTCACCGCCAGGGCCGCTTCGTGCAGCGCTTCGGACAGAGTCGGGTGCGAGAACACCATCATGCCGAGATCTTCGGCGCTGGTGCCGAACTCCATACCGATCGCGCCCTGCTGAACCAGCTCGGCGGCGCTCGGGCCGATGACATGCACGCCCAGGACGCGGTCGGTCTTGGCATCGGCGATGACCTTGACCAGACCGGCGGTGTCGTTGGCAGCCATAGCGCGGCCGCTGGCGGCGAACGGGAAGGTGCCGACGTTGACTTCAACGCCTTCGGCCTTGAGCTGCTGCTCGGTCTTGCCGACCCAAGCGATTTCCGGGTGGGTGTAGATGACCGATGGGATCAGGTCGTAGTTCATCTGCGCCTTGTGGCCGGCGATACGCTCGGCGACCATCACGCCCTCTTCCGAGGCCTTGTGTGCCAGCATCGCGCCACGCACCACGTCACCGATGGCATAGACGCCCGGCACACTGGTCTTGCATTGGTCGTCGACGAAGATGAAGCCACGCTCGTCGAGGGTCACGCCGCTGTCGGCAGCCAGCAGATCGGTGGTCACCGGACGACGACCGACCGAAACGATCAGTTTGTCGAAGACCATCTTCTGCTCGCCTTCGGCGTCAGTGAAGCTGACGGTGACCTGCTTCTTCTTCACTTCACTGCCGGTCACGCGAGCGCCCAGGCGAATGTTCAGACCCTGCTTGGTGAGGATCTTCATCGCTTCCTTGGCGATCTGCTCGTCGGCGGCCGGGAGGAACTTCTCCAGCGCTTCGATTACGGTGACTTCCGCGCCCAGGCGCGACCATACCGAGCCCAGCTCCAGACCGATCACGCCCGCGCCAATCACACCGAGTTTCTTCGGTACTGTCTGGAATTCCAGAGCGCCGGTGGAGTCGACGATGATGTCTTGATCGACCGGAGCCGGCGGGATGTCAACCGGCTTAGAGCCAGAGGCGAGAATCACGTTCTCGGCTTCGACGATCTGGGTTTTGCCGTCCAGACCGGTCACTTCCACCTTCTTGCCGGCCAGCAGTTTGCCGTGGCCTTCCAGCAGGGTGACGCCATTGGCCTTGAACAGGCCGGCGACGCCACCGGTGAGATTCTTGATGATGCCGTTCTTGCGCGCGACCATGGCCGGCACGTCGATGGTTACGCCCTTGGCCTCGATGCCATGGACTTTGAAGCCTTCGTGGGCCTCATGGTACTTGTAGGAGCTGTCCAGCAGCGCCTTGGACGGAATGCAGCCCACATTCAGGCAGGTACCACCAAGGGCGATTTTACCGTCCTTGTCCTGATACTTCTCGATACAGGCGGTCTTCAGACCGAGCTGAGCGGCCTTGATGGCGGCCACGTAGCCCCCCGGGCCAGCGCCAATCACTACCACGTCAAATTTCTGGGTCATAACTCATTCCTTCTCGGATAAAACCGGGCGGCCCCTCGTGAGGACCGCCTTTGTGCAGCTGACGGATCAGATGTCCAGCAGCAGACGGGCCGGATCTTCCAGCAGATCCTTCATGGTGATCAGGAAAGTGACCGCCTCCTTGCCGTCGATCAGACGGTGATCGTAGGACAGCGCCAAGTACATCATCGGCAGGATCACCACCTGGCCGTTCACCGCCATCGGGCGTTCCTGGATCTTGTGCATGCCGAGGATCGCGGTCTGCGGCGGGTTGACGATCGGAGTCGACAGCAGCGAACCGAACACACCACCGTTGGAGATGGTGAAGGTACCGCCGGTCATGTCCTCGATAGTCAGCTTGCCTTCTTTGGCCTTCTTGCCGAACGCGCCGATGCCCCCTTCGATCTCCGCCAGACTCATGTGCTCGGCGTTGCGCAGGACCGGCACCACCAGGCCGCGGTCACTGGATACGGCGACGCCGATATCCTGGTAACCGTGGTAGACGATGTCGCCACCATCGATCGAGGCATTGACGCCCGGCTGGCGCTTCAGCGCCTCCACAGCAGCCTTGACGAAGAAGGACATGAAGCCCAGACGCACACCGTTGTGGGCCTTCTCGAACAAGTCTTTGTACTTGTTGCGCAGATCCATGATCGGCTTCATGTTGACCTCGTTGAAGGTGGTCAACATGGCCATGGAGGACTGCGCCTCAACCAGACGCTCGGCCACTTTGGCCCGCAGACGGGTCATTGGCACGCGCTTCTCGACGCGATCGCCGGCAGCAAATACCGGTGCAGCGGCAGCCGGCGCAGCCGGTTTGGCCACGGGAGCAGCGGCAGCCGGTGCGGATTTCTTGGCTTCAACGGCGGCGACCACGTCTTCCTTGGTCACCCGGCCGCCTTTGCCGGTCCCGGCGATGCTGTTCGGGTCGATGCCATTTTCTTCGGCCAGCTTACGCGCGGCCGGAGACAGGATCGCATCTTCACCGGCAGCGGCCGAGGCCGCGACCTGGGCTGCCGGGGCAGCGGCGACAGGCGCGGCAGCCGGAGCTGCAATGGCCGCACCGCCTTCACTCAGCTTGCCCAGCAGTTCGCCGCTGAGCACGGTGTCGCCTTCGTTCTTGACGATCTCGGCAAGCACGCCGTCCGCTTCGGCCAGGACTTCCATGACCACTTTGTCGGTTTCGATATCGACAATCAGTTCATCGCGCTTGACGGCGTCGCCCGGTTTCTTGTGCCAGGTTGCAACGGTACCGTCGGCAACCGACTCTGGGAAAGTTGGGGCTTTGATCTCGATAGCCATTTAATGAGGTTCCTATGTATTCGGTTTCTTCGGCGCGAAGGCGTTAAACAGTAAAGGCATCTTGCAGCAGTTTTTCCTGCTGCTCGGCGTGCATCGAGGCATAGCCGCAAGCCGGAGCGGCCGAGCCTTCGCGGCCGGCGTACTCGAGGAACAGGCTCTTCTTGTGCGCACTGGCGACACGCCGCATATGGTGCTGACTGCAATACCAAGCGCCCTGGTTCATCGGCTCTTCCTGGCACCAGACGATGTGCTTGAGGTTCTTGTACTGAGCAAGAACCTCGGCCAGGTCGTCTTCCGGGAACGGATAGAGCTGTTCGAGGCGCACGATGGCGATATCTTCGCGGCCTTCGGCACGGCGTTTCTCCAGCAGGTCGTAGTAGACCTTGCCGCTGCACAGGACCAGGCGCTCGACCTTCTTCGGATCGATCGGATCGATCTCGTTGATGACGGTCTGGAAGGAGCCCTCAGCCAGATCTTCCAGAGTCGAGATGGCCAGCTTGTGGCGCAGCAGCGACTTCGGCGTCAACACCACCAGCGGCTTACGCAACGGGCGGATCACCTGACGGCGCAACAGATGGTAGATCTGTGCCGGCGTGGTCGGTACGCAGACCTGGATGTTGTGCTCGGCGCACAGCTGCAGGTAGCGCTCCAGGCGTGCGGAGGAATGCTCCGGCCCCTGCCCTTCATAGCCGTGCGGCAGCAGCATGGTCAGACCGCAGAGACGCCCCCACTTGTGTTCACCGCTGGTGATGAACTGGTCGACCACCACCTGGGCACCGTTGGCGAAGTCACCGAACTGGGCTTCCCAGATCACCAGCGCGTTCGGCGTGGTGGTCGAGTAGCCGTATTCGAAAGCCAGCACGGCCTCTTCCGAAAGGAAAGAGTCGTACAGGTCGAAGCTCGGCTGGCCGTCATACAGATGCTGCAGCGGCAGGTGGGTGCCGGCGTCCTTCTGATTGTGCAGCGCCGCATGGCGGTGCGAGAAGGTGCCGCGACCAACATCCTGGCCGGTAATACGCACCGGGTGGCCTTCGAACAGCAGGGTGGCGTAGGCCATGGTCTCGGCGTAGCCCCAGTTGATCGGCAGCGCACCGGCGCCCATCTTCTGGCGGTCTTCGAGGATCTTCGAGACCTGGCGCTGGACAACGAAGCCTTCCGGAATCTCCAGCAGTTTGGCGGACAGGTCCTGCAGGGTCTTCAGTTCGAAACGGGTGTCGTGGCGGGCGGTCCAGGCATGCCCCAGATACGGACGCCAGTCGACGAACAGCTCCTTGTTCGGCTCTTTGACCAGGCTCTTGACCACGTGCTGACCGTTGTCCAACGCCGTGCGGTAGTCGTCGATCTTCGCCTGCACCTTGCCATTGTCGAGGACGCTGGTGTGCATCAGGGCATCGGCATACAGCTCGCGAGTGGTGCGCTGTTTGGCTATCTGCTGATACATCAGCGGCTGGGTACCGCTTGGCTCGTCGGCCTCGTTGTGGCCGCGACGGCGGTAGCAGACCAAATCGATCACCACGTCACGTTTGTACTGCATGCGGTAGTCGACGGCCAACTGGGTAACGAACAGCACGGCTTCCGGATCGTCGCCGTTCACGTGGAAAATCGGCGCCTGAATCATCTTCGCCACGTCGGTAGCGTACTCGGTGGAGCGCGAGTCTTCCGGACGACTGGTGGTGAAACCGACCTGGTTGTTGATGACGATGTGGATGGTGCCGCCAGTCTTGTAGCCGCGGGTTTGCGACATCTGGAAGGTTTCCATCACCACGCCCTGGCCGGCGAAAGCCGCATCGCCATGGAGGGAAATCGGCAGAACCTTGTCGCCGTTCTGGTCCTGGCGACGATCCTGACGGGCACGCACGGAACCTTCGACCACTGGAGAGACGATCTCCAGGTGCGACGGGTTGAACGCCAGCGCCAGGTGCACTTCGCCGCCCGGAGTCATGACGTTGGAAGAGAAGCCCTGGTGATATTTCACATCACCGGAGCTGAGGCCTTCGACCTTCTTGCCCTCGAACTCGTCGAACAGGTCGCGCGGGTTCTTGCCGAAGGTGTTGACCAGTACGTTCAGACGGCCGCGGTGGGCCATGCCGATGACGATCTCCTGGGTGCCGTAGGAGCCGGAGCGCTGAATGATCTCGTCCAGCAACGGAATCAGGCTCTCACCACCTTCCAGACCGAAACGCTTGGTGCCCGGGTACTTGGTACCAAGGTACTTCTCCAGGCCTTCGGCAGCGGTCAGACGTTCGAGCAGATGGCTCTGCACTTCCGCGGAGAAGGCCGGACGACCACGCACGCTTTCCAGACGCTGCTGGAACCACTTGCGCTGTTCGGAATCGACGATGTGGGTGAACTCGGCGCCGATGGTGCGGCAGTAGGTCTGCTGCAGGGCTTGGTAAATCTCGCGCAGAGTCGCCTCTTCCTTGCCGATGTAGAGTTCACCGGTACGGAAGGTGGTATCGAGATCGGCGTCGGTCAGGCCGTAGTGATTGATCGACAGGTCGGCCGGCGCCGGACGCTGCCAGAGACCGAGAGGATCGAGTTGGGATGCTTGATGACCGCGCATGCGGTAAGCCTGAATCAGGCGCAGGACTTCTACCTGCTTCTTCTCATGCTCAGAGCTGACTGTCCCGGCGGAAACCGGCTGAGCGCGACGCTGGTTTTTGGCCAGCAAGACGAAGTGATCGCGGATCGTGGAGTGCGAAACATCGTTCGCGACATTGCCGTCGGCGGGCAGCTTTTGGAAGTAAGTGCGCCACTCTTCTGGCACAGCGTTGGGATCGTGCAGGTAGAGCTCGTACAGCTCTTCCACATATGCAGCATTGCCACCGGATAGGTGGGCGCTGTTCCACATGCGCTGCATCACGCTTTCTTGCATGCTTGGTCACCCTCGGTAAGGGGCCACCACCGGCGTGGAAACCGCATCGGCTTTATAAGTCCTCGAATAGCGACTTGGGTAAAGCCACTTCGGATCCCGCAGATAGTCCGGGTACCAGCCCGGATGCCCCTGCTGGTCTTCAATTTTTCAAGTAAGGAGCACCGCTTTGTGAGCCATGCTCCGACTAGAACTGCGGCGCCCGAACCATTCCGACGCCGCAGGTGTTACAGGTATTACAACAGCTGATCAGGTACCGCTTTGCAGCAACATGTTGCGAACGTGACCGATTGCCTTGGTCGGGTTGAGACCTTTCGGACAAACGTTCACGCAATTCATGATGCCGCGGCAGCGGAACACGCTGAACGGATCGTCCAGAGCGGCCAGGCGCTCCTCGGTCTTGGTGTCACGACTGTCGGCCAGGAAGCGATAGGCCTGCAGCAGTGCGGCTGGACCGAGGAACTTGTCCGGGTTCCACCAGAAGGACGGGCAGGAAGTCGAACAGCAGGCGCACAGAATGCACTCGTACAGACCGTCCAGCTTCTCGCGTTCTTCCGGAGACTGCAGGCGCTCGATGGCCGGAGCCGGCGTATCGTTCTGCAGATATGGCTGCACCTTCTCGTACTGCTTGTAGAAGATGCTCATGTCGACGACCAGGTCACGGATGATCGGCAGACCAGGCAGCGGGCGGACCACCAGCTTATTGCCCTTCACCACCGACGAGAGCGGGGTGATGCAGGCCAAGCCGTTCTTGCCGCTGATGTTCATGCCGTCGGAACCGCACACGCCTTCACGGCAGGAACGACGGTAGGAGAAGCCTTCGTCCTGTTCCTTGATCAAGGCCAACACGTCCAACACCATCAGATCCTTGCCGTCGATGTCGACTTGGAAGTCCTGCATGAACGGGGCGGCGTCTTGCTCCGGGTTATAGCGATAAACGCTGACTTGCAAAGTTTTGGCTAGCGACATATCGGCCACCCTTAATAAGTACGTATTTTGGGTTCGAACGCCGGAACGGTCTTCGGCGCGAAGTTGACGGCACGCTTGGAGACGCGCTTCTCACCCGGGAAGTACAGGGTGTGGCACAGCCAGTTTTCGTCATCGCGCTCTTCGAAGTCTTCGCGGGCATGCGCGCCACGGGACTCCTTGCGAACCTCCGCAGCGACCGCAGTAGCCTCAGCCACTTCGAGAAGGTTTTGCAGTTCCAGCGCTTCGATACGCGCAGTGTTGAAGGCTTGGCTCTTGTCGGCGATTTTGACGTTGGCGATACGCTCACGCAGATCGGCCAACTGAGCGATACCCTTCTGCATGTATTCGCCGGTACGGAATACACCGAAGTAGTTCTGCATGCAGTTCTGCAGTTCTTTACGCAGCGGCGCAACATCTTCGCCAGTGCTGCGCTCGTTCACACCGGACAGGCGCTTGAGAGAAGCCTCGATGTCGCTCTCGCTGGCACCGCGGGTCTCGACGCCTTCCTTGAGCGCCTTCTCCAGGTGCAGACCGGCTGCACGGCCGAATACCACTAGATCGAGCAGCGAGTTGCCACCCAGACGGTTGGCACCGTGTACCGACACGCACGCCACTTCGCCCACGGCGAACAGGCCTTCGATGATGGTGTCGTTGCCGTTGGCGTCCTGGGTCATGGCCTGGCCATGAATATTGGTGGCCACACCGCCCATCATGTAGTGGCAAGTCGGGATGACCGGAACCGGGGCAACGACCGGGTCGACATGCGCGAAGGTCTTGGACAGCTCGCAGATGCCAGGGAGGCGACTGTGCAGCACTTCCTCACCGAGGTGATCGAGTTTCAACAGCACATGGTCGCCATCCGGACCACAACCGTTGCCGGCGAGGACTTCCTTGACCATGGAACGGGCCACCACGTCACGGCCGGCCAGGTCTTTGGCGTTCGGCGCATAACGCTCCATGAAGCGTTCGCCGTGCTTGTTGATCAAATAGCCACCCTCGCCACGGCAACCTTCGGTCACCAGCACGCCGGCACCGGCGATGCCGGTCGGGTGGAACTGCCACATTTCGATGTCCTGCACCGGCACGCCGGCACGCAGGGCCATACCCACGCCGTCGCCGGTATTGATCAGGGCGTTAGTGGTGGAGGCGTAGATACGGCCGGCACCGCCGGTAGCCAGTACCACGGCCTTAGAGCGGATATAGACGGTTTCACCGGTCTCGATGCAGATGGCGATGATGCCAACGATGGCGCCATCCTGGTTTTTCACCAGATCGACTGCGTACCACTCGTTGAGGAACGAAGTGCCAGCCTTCAGGTTGGCCTGGTACAGGGTGTGCAGCAGGGCGTGACCGGTACGGTCGGCGGCGGCGCAGGTACGGGCGGCCTGAATAGTCGGATTATCCGGGCCTTTGGACTGGCCGCCGAACGGACGCTGGTAGATGCGACCCTGCTCGGTACGAGAGAACGGCAGGCCCATGTGCTCGAGCTCGAATACGGCTTCCGGGCCGACAGAGCACATGTATTCGATAGCGTCCTGGTCACCGATGTAGTCGGAACCCTTAACGGTATCGTACATGTGCCAGCGCCAGTCGTCGTTCGGGTCGGCCGAAGCGATAGCACAGGTGATGCCGCCCTGGGCGGACACGGTATGCGAACGGGTCGGAAATACCTTGGTGACTACCGCAGTCTTGTGGCCGCCCTGAGCCAGCTGCAGGGCCGCGCGCATACCGGCGCCACCACCACCGACGATGATGGCGTCATAGGAAAGAGTACGAATGCTAGACATGGATCAGATACCCCAGAGAATCTGCACGCCCCAGACGAAGAACGCGAACATCGCAATGCCGCAGACCGCCTGGAACAGGAAACGCACAACAGTCGCCCACTTGCCCAGCGCCATCGGCGTCAGGTAGTCGGTGGAGATGGTCCACATGCCGACCCAGGCGTGTGCGCCCAGGGCCACCAGTGCCAGCAGACTGAAGATGCGCATCCAGCCGTGAGCGAACAGCGCGTGCCATTCGGCGTAGCCGAGGCCGGGGTTCACCACGAGGAATCCGATCAGGAAGATGAAATAAGCCGCGAGAACAACCGCCGAAACGCGTTGCGCCATCCAGTCATAGAGACCCGAACGCGAAAGGTTCGTGACATTAGTTACCATACCCACACCCCCGCCAACACGATCAGCACCGCGGAAACGGCGAGAACGATTTGCGAGCCCAGCTTGCCGCCTTCCAGCGTTTCACCGATGCCCATATCCATAATCAGATGGCGAATACCGGCCACCAGGTGATACAGCAGCGCAGACAACAGGCCCCAAATCACCAACTTAGCCAGGGGGCTGGCCAGACACGCTTTCACCTGCTCGAAGCCTTCCTCGGATGCCAGGGACTTATCGAGTGCAAACAGCAGCACAGCGATGCCCAGGAAGAGGATGACACCGGAAATACGGTGCAGGATGGACGTGTAAGCAGTGACTGGGAGTTTGATCGTCCTTAAGTCTAGGTTTACAGGTCTTTGGCTATTCACGGCTTTTTTCACACTGAAGGGCCCCTAACAATCAGGGCAAAGTTGTCGGGAAGTGCACTGGTCAGGTACCCATACCCAGGGAGTGGCGACCGCCAGAATACAGGCGCTAAGGCCCCTAGCAGTCGGGCGCAGAGTATAGACAGTTAGGCTACTAATGACAATGCAATGGCCACCGCCTAAGGGCTGATTGCGCGCCCTATATAAAAGGCGTAAATAGCGGTCCATTTTCTCGAAAAATCGGCCTAAAACCCTTCTGCCGCCTGGGTTTTGCCAAATTGACTTTAGAATTTATCTCTCTATAGTGTTGCGGGCCCTGCGTGGGGGGCAGTCTGGTGATTTCAAGCATAAATAGGAGGCCAAACATGGCTGACAAAAAAGCGCAGTTGATCATCGAGGGCGCAGCCCCCGTCGACCTGCCTGTTCTGACCGGCACCGTTGGTCCCGATGTAATTGACGTGCGGGGCCTGACGGCCACGGGCCGTTTCACATTTGATCCTGGCTTTATGTCGACCGCCTCTTGCGAGTCGAAGATCACCTATATCGACGGCGACAACGGTGTCCTGCTTCACCGTGGCTACCCGATCGAACAACTGGCAGAGAAATCCGACTACCTGGAAACCTGCTATCTGCTGCTGAATGGCGAGCTGCCGACTACCGAACAGAAAGCCAAGTTCGTCAGCACCGTGAAAAACCACACCATGGTCCACGAGCAGCTGAAGTCCTTCTTCAACGGTTTCCGTCGTGACGCCCACCCGATGGCAGTGATGTGTGGCGTCGTCGGCGCGCTGTCGGCTTTCTATCACGACTCCCTGGACATCAATAATCCCAAGCATCGCGAAATCTCCGCGATCCGCCTGGTCGCCAAGATGCCGACCATCGCCGCCATGGTTTACAAGTACTCCATGGGCCAGCCGATGATGTACCCGCGTAACGACCTGAACTACGCGGAAAACTTCCTGCACATGATGTTCAACACCCCGTGCGAGATCAAACCGATCAGCCCGGTGCTGGCCAAGGCCATGGATCGCATCTTCATCCTGCATGCCGACCATGAGCAGAACGCCTCCACTTCCACCGTGCGCCTGGCCGGTTCTTCGGGTGCCAACCCGTTCGCCTGTATCGCCGCGGGTATCGCTGCACTCTGGGGTCCGGCTCATGGCGGCGCCAACGAAGCCGTACTGACCATGCTGGACGAAATCGGCGACGTCTCGAACATCGACAAGTTCATCGCCAAGGCCAAGGACAAGAACGATCCGTTCAAGCTGATGGGTTTCGGTCACCGCGTGTACAAGAACCGCGACCCGCGCGCCACCGTGATGAAGCAGACCTGCGACGAAGTGCTGAGCGAGCTGGGTATCAAGAACGATCCGCAGCTTGAGCTGGCAATGCGTCTGGAAGAGATCGCCCTGACCGATCCGTACTTCAAAGAGCGCAACCTGTACCCGAACGTCGACTTCTACTCGGGCATCATCCTCAAGGCGATCGGCATTCCGACCAGCATGTTCACCGTGATCTTCGCCCTGGCACGCACTGTCGGCTGGATCTCGCACTGGAAGGAAATGCTCTCCAGCCCGTACAAGATTGGCCGTCCGCGCCAGCTGTACACCGGCTACCCGCAGCGCGACCTGCCGCCGCTGGAAGAGCGCAACTAAGCCCTTCGCTTAGCAGCGTCGGACACAAAAAAGGCTGCCTATTTGGCAGCCTTTTTTCGTTTCTGGCAAAAACCACTCAGCGCTTTTCGGCCCGCTTGCGCAGTGCATCGAGGGTATTGAACGGCGCATCGACCACGAAGCTGTTGGCCAACCAAGAGGGAATGCTGCCACCCGGCTCGGTCCGCACTTGATAGGTCACCTCGGTGACACCCTGCCCTTTCGGCACCATCCGCCACTCGCCGACCAGCTTGGGAACGCGAATCTCGTCCTTCACTGCCGGGATGAACGTCGGCTCGGCCTGGAGCTGACGGACAATCGTACCATCGGCGGTTTGCTCGCCCTTCACATGCAGCACCAGGTCACGGCCTGTCACCGGCCAGGGCATGTCGATCTTGGAGTAAGTCCAGGCCTCATTACCCTGCCGCTTGAGCAGCTTCATCTCGGCGCAGGCATGAATCCAACGGCACGAGCCCGGAACATCCTCCTGCAGGGCGTTGAGCGTCTGCACGTCGGCCTTGATCTCGACCACACCGCGATAAGCCTTGTACTTCGAGCCCGACACGCTGCTCAGATACACCTTTATGCCATCCTCGTCCTTGGCCAACTGCCAGTCCTCGGCGTGCGCCGCTGCGCCCAGCAAAACACTCAAACCGCATACCGCGGCCACCTGACGCAACACGTTCATTTTGCCCTCCTAGCCTTATTCACAGGGATGAAACCGAAAATGCGCCGATCACGCAGCTGTCGCCTGCTCTAACCAGCCGAGCAAGCGGATCGCCTCCTCACGACTGTCGCCACAAACCACCGGGTCGGCCTGAAACGCCGCACACACCGCCGGCCGCTCGGGTTTGCCGAACAATGCGCAAAGATTTTCAGCCGATAGATGCAAGCAGCGTTCGCCCGCCGGCTTGCCCCCGGGCATGCCGGGAATCGCTGAACTGATGGAAGGTGCAATGCAGCAGGCGCCACAGCCTGCACGGCACTTCATGACGAGATAACCTCTCAAAACAGACCGCAAAACAAGAATACGATTTTACTCGGGAGCCGTAGGGGCCGTCAGCAGCCCCTGCTCAGCCAAGTCGCGATACAAGGTTTGGCCGACCGCAGAACCCGCCGGATAGAACACCGCCGGCTGGCCAAGCGGTGCCGCGATCTTGATCCGGGCTCCAGTACTGGCGCGGTATTCCCGCTGCGACCAGAGATGCACCCAACGGCCGGCCGGCAACGCCACTTCCACTGTCCGCGCCCCTGGCTCCAGCACTGGCGCCACCAACAGCTGATCGCCAAGAAGGAAACTTCTGGGCGTGGCCATCGCGCTCGCCGGGTCATCGGGATACTGCAACCACAACGGCCGCACCAGCGGCAACCCGCGATTAGCCGCCTGCGCCATCAGCTGCGCTCGATATGGCGCCAGCGCCGCATAGATCCGGGCGAAACGGGCGAACTGCGCTAGGCTGGCCGGCGAACTATAGACCTGCTGGTTTTCCTCTGGACGGTTGCCTTCGTGACTGCGCAGCAGGCTGGTGAAGGCGGAAAACTCGATCCAGCGCAGCAGCAATTCCTCACTGCGGTGGTAGTCCTTCAGCGGACTGCTGATAGTGGTGTAGCCGCCGGTGTCGCTGTGGTTCAGGCTAAAGCCCGACAAGCCGCCGCTGAGCAGACCGATCAGGGCGCTGTGCAGACCATCCTCGATACCCCAGCCCACCAGCTGATCGCCCAGCCACATGCTGGTGGTCAGCCCCGGGCTGCGGCTGTAAGCCGAGCGGGTGAAGAACAGCAGCTCGCCGGCACCA is drawn from Pseudomonas cavernae and contains these coding sequences:
- a CDS encoding succinate dehydrogenase iron-sulfur subunit, with translation MSLAKTLQVSVYRYNPEQDAAPFMQDFQVDIDGKDLMVLDVLALIKEQDEGFSYRRSCREGVCGSDGMNISGKNGLACITPLSSVVKGNKLVVRPLPGLPIIRDLVVDMSIFYKQYEKVQPYLQNDTPAPAIERLQSPEEREKLDGLYECILCACCSTSCPSFWWNPDKFLGPAALLQAYRFLADSRDTKTEERLAALDDPFSVFRCRGIMNCVNVCPKGLNPTKAIGHVRNMLLQSGT
- the sdhA gene encoding succinate dehydrogenase flavoprotein subunit, with the protein product MSSIRTLSYDAIIVGGGGAGMRAALQLAQGGHKTAVVTKVFPTRSHTVSAQGGITCAIASADPNDDWRWHMYDTVKGSDYIGDQDAIEYMCSVGPEAVFELEHMGLPFSRTEQGRIYQRPFGGQSKGPDNPTIQAARTCAAADRTGHALLHTLYQANLKAGTSFLNEWYAVDLVKNQDGAIVGIIAICIETGETVYIRSKAVVLATGGAGRIYASTTNALINTGDGVGMALRAGVPVQDIEMWQFHPTGIAGAGVLVTEGCRGEGGYLINKHGERFMERYAPNAKDLAGRDVVARSMVKEVLAGNGCGPDGDHVLLKLDHLGEEVLHSRLPGICELSKTFAHVDPVVAPVPVIPTCHYMMGGVATNIHGQAMTQDANGNDTIIEGLFAVGEVACVSVHGANRLGGNSLLDLVVFGRAAGLHLEKALKEGVETRGASESDIEASLKRLSGVNERSTGEDVAPLRKELQNCMQNYFGVFRTGEYMQKGIAQLADLRERIANVKIADKSQAFNTARIEALELQNLLEVAEATAVAAEVRKESRGAHAREDFEERDDENWLCHTLYFPGEKRVSKRAVNFAPKTVPAFEPKIRTY
- the sdhD gene encoding succinate dehydrogenase, hydrophobic membrane anchor protein gives rise to the protein MVTNVTNLSRSGLYDWMAQRVSAVVLAAYFIFLIGFLVVNPGLGYAEWHALFAHGWMRIFSLLALVALGAHAWVGMWTISTDYLTPMALGKWATVVRFLFQAVCGIAMFAFFVWGVQILWGI
- the sdhC gene encoding succinate dehydrogenase, cytochrome b556 subunit, with the translated sequence MKKAVNSQRPVNLDLRTIKLPVTAYTSILHRISGVILFLGIAVLLFALDKSLASEEGFEQVKACLASPLAKLVIWGLLSALLYHLVAGIRHLIMDMGIGETLEGGKLGSQIVLAVSAVLIVLAGVWVW
- the gltA gene encoding citrate synthase, with the translated sequence MADKKAQLIIEGAAPVDLPVLTGTVGPDVIDVRGLTATGRFTFDPGFMSTASCESKITYIDGDNGVLLHRGYPIEQLAEKSDYLETCYLLLNGELPTTEQKAKFVSTVKNHTMVHEQLKSFFNGFRRDAHPMAVMCGVVGALSAFYHDSLDINNPKHREISAIRLVAKMPTIAAMVYKYSMGQPMMYPRNDLNYAENFLHMMFNTPCEIKPISPVLAKAMDRIFILHADHEQNASTSTVRLAGSSGANPFACIAAGIAALWGPAHGGANEAVLTMLDEIGDVSNIDKFIAKAKDKNDPFKLMGFGHRVYKNRDPRATVMKQTCDEVLSELGIKNDPQLELAMRLEEIALTDPYFKERNLYPNVDFYSGIILKAIGIPTSMFTVIFALARTVGWISHWKEMLSSPYKIGRPRQLYTGYPQRDLPPLEERN
- a CDS encoding START domain-containing protein, translated to MNVLRQVAAVCGLSVLLGAAAHAEDWQLAKDEDGIKVYLSSVSGSKYKAYRGVVEIKADVQTLNALQEDVPGSCRWIHACAEMKLLKRQGNEAWTYSKIDMPWPVTGRDLVLHVKGEQTADGTIVRQLQAEPTFIPAVKDEIRVPKLVGEWRMVPKGQGVTEVTYQVRTEPGGSIPSWLANSFVVDAPFNTLDALRKRAEKR
- a CDS encoding YkgJ family cysteine cluster protein, with translation MKCRAGCGACCIAPSISSAIPGMPGGKPAGERCLHLSAENLCALFGKPERPAVCAAFQADPVVCGDSREEAIRLLGWLEQATAA